The Petrocella atlantisensis genome has a window encoding:
- the relB gene encoding type II toxin-antitoxin system RelB family antitoxin → MSTISIRLNDKDDTLIRKYAQLHQMDLSSFIRQAVIEKIEDEYDLTLFNKVWEEERYQDRISHDDLKKALGL, encoded by the coding sequence ATGAGTACAATTTCAATAAGACTAAATGATAAAGATGATACATTAATAAGAAAATATGCCCAATTGCATCAAATGGATTTATCTTCTTTTATCCGACAAGCAGTTATTGAAAAAATCGAAGATGAATACGATTTAACACTTTTTAATAAAGTATGGGAAGAAGAACGATATCAGGATAGAATTAGCCATGATGATTTAAAAAAGGCATTGGGTTTATGA
- a CDS encoding type II toxin-antitoxin system RelE family toxin yields MKYKVEYTKTAVKQFKKMDKKIATFIIAYIEEKLVGCSDPRLYGKALQGNLRDKWRYRVGEYRILAKIEDEKILITIIELGHRKDIYQ; encoded by the coding sequence ATGAAGTACAAAGTTGAATACACCAAAACGGCTGTTAAGCAGTTTAAAAAAATGGATAAAAAAATAGCAACATTTATAATAGCATATATTGAAGAAAAGTTAGTCGGTTGTTCAGATCCTAGACTGTATGGTAAAGCATTACAGGGAAATCTAAGAGACAAGTGGCGCTATCGTGTTGGTGAATATCGTATTTTGGCAAAAATCGAAGATGAAAAGATTCTAATTACAATCATAGAGCTGGGTCACCGCAAAGATATTTATCAATAA
- a CDS encoding type II toxin-antitoxin system RelB/DinJ family antitoxin → MKQTTISIRIDDELKKEMEETCRELGLNITTAFTIFAKKMSREHRIPFEVSIDPFYSVNNLKAIDESIEQIKQGKVISKTMEELEAMENE, encoded by the coding sequence ATGAAGCAGACAACAATAAGCATACGTATAGATGATGAATTAAAAAAAGAGATGGAAGAAACTTGTAGAGAACTAGGACTTAATATTACAACAGCTTTTACTATATTTGCAAAGAAAATGAGTCGTGAGCATAGAATTCCTTTTGAAGTATCCATTGATCCTTTTTATAGTGTTAATAATCTAAAAGCAATTGATGAATCGATTGAACAGATTAAACAAGGTAAAGTTATTTCTAAAACAATGGAAGAACTTGAGGCAATGGAAAATGAGTAG
- a CDS encoding Txe/YoeB family addiction module toxin, whose amino-acid sequence MSRLIFSEQAWEEYLYWQTQDKKTLKRINKLLKDIERNGNDGIGKPESLKYRKGWSKRIDDCNRLVYDLEDGLIEIIQCKGHYDD is encoded by the coding sequence ATGAGTAGATTAATATTTTCAGAACAAGCATGGGAAGAGTATTTATATTGGCAGACTCAAGACAAAAAGACATTAAAAAGAATTAACAAATTACTGAAGGATATAGAACGGAATGGAAATGATGGTATTGGTAAACCAGAGTCGCTTAAATATAGAAAAGGCTGGAGCAAAAGAATAGATGATTGTAATCGACTGGTCTATGATTTAGAAGATGGTTTAATTGAGATTATTCAATGTAAAGGGCATTATGATGATTAA
- a CDS encoding RNA-binding domain-containing protein: MNKDVYESVCSLLNRYGGHLFLGIKDNGDIAGVDKDSAEQMKKDFVTSLNNPQTLSPTFYLAVEDIEVDGKKILYINIPESSQVHRCTGKHGITLGGILIFGKEELIHAALPHHRTDAILRRENLDRYDDRDGIRVNLLSSYERLMQFVAKHLNDKFYLEGDQRVSLRDKIFREAMTNLLIHREFSNPFPAKLIIEKNRVYIENSNKPHGNGIIDPENFSPYPKNPTLAKFFKEIGWVDKLGSGVRNIYKYNKIYSGADPEFIEGDIFKTIIPLTNMTGEHASEHASEHGDIQDDTDKLLEFCKVPKTRVEIQEFLGIKSRSYLSQNILSPLIKGELLKLTISEKPRSPNQKYYSDR, translated from the coding sequence TTGAACAAAGATGTATATGAATCAGTTTGCTCCTTGCTCAATCGCTATGGTGGTCACCTTTTCTTAGGCATTAAGGATAATGGTGATATTGCTGGCGTTGACAAAGACTCAGCAGAGCAGATGAAGAAGGATTTTGTAACATCACTTAATAACCCTCAGACTTTAAGTCCTACGTTTTATCTTGCGGTAGAAGATATTGAAGTAGATGGGAAGAAAATCTTATATATTAATATTCCTGAGAGTTCGCAAGTGCATCGTTGCACGGGAAAACATGGCATTACACTTGGCGGCATCTTGATTTTTGGGAAGGAAGAATTAATTCATGCAGCTCTTCCGCATCATAGAACAGACGCTATTTTGAGAAGAGAGAATTTGGATCGTTACGATGACCGGGATGGCATACGGGTAAATCTACTAAGCAGTTATGAAAGATTAATGCAGTTTGTTGCGAAGCACCTCAACGATAAGTTTTATCTTGAAGGTGATCAGCGGGTAAGTTTAAGAGACAAGATTTTCCGGGAAGCTATGACCAATTTATTGATACACAGAGAATTCTCTAATCCTTTCCCAGCAAAATTAATCATAGAGAAGAATAGGGTTTATATTGAGAATAGCAACAAGCCTCACGGAAATGGCATCATCGATCCAGAAAACTTCTCTCCATATCCAAAGAATCCTACACTTGCTAAATTCTTCAAAGAGATAGGTTGGGTGGATAAACTTGGTTCAGGAGTTAGAAACATATATAAATACAATAAGATATACTCTGGAGCAGATCCTGAATTCATCGAAGGGGATATATTCAAAACGATAATTCCTTTGACCAACATGACGGGTGAACATGCTAGTGAACATGCTAGTGAACATGGTGATATTCAAGATGATACGGATAAGCTACTAGAATTTTGTAAAGTACCTAAAACGAGAGTAGAAATTCAGGAGTTTTTGGGCATTAAAAGCCGGAGTTACCTTAGTCAAAATATACTGAGTCCATTGATTAAAGGTGAACTACTTAAATTGACAATCTCAGAAAAACCAAGAAGTCCAAATCAAAAATACTATTCAGATCGATAG
- a CDS encoding transposase, with the protein MYITYPIKKLFRNKKYYKTKREEDYREGYRYSFLKKDCEKCNFREECAGKKAKKKVLSVGLNTAEFYSMSQEQKDDTFKEKYHKRASIESKNAEQKRFHDLDGAKGYGLRSVSTQAKLTALAVNLKTILRIVVKKTTDFKKKIGGYCKRNILLFIS; encoded by the coding sequence ATTTATATAACCTATCCGATCAAAAAGTTATTCAGGAATAAAAAGTATTATAAGACCAAAAGAGAAGAAGATTATCGAGAAGGTTACAGGTACAGCTTCTTAAAAAAGGATTGTGAAAAATGTAATTTCAGAGAAGAATGTGCTGGAAAAAAAGCAAAGAAGAAAGTACTGTCAGTTGGCCTTAATACCGCTGAATTTTATAGTATGTCACAAGAACAAAAAGACGATACCTTTAAAGAAAAGTATCATAAAAGAGCCAGTATAGAAAGTAAGAATGCTGAGCAGAAGCGATTCCACGACTTAGATGGAGCCAAAGGATATGGCTTAAGAAGTGTATCAACACAAGCCAAGCTGACTGCCCTAGCGGTAAATCTAAAGACAATATTAAGGATAGTGGTAAAGAAAACCACCGATTTTAAGAAAAAAATCGGTGGTTATTGTAAAAGAAACATTCTTCTGTTTATTTCTTAA
- a CDS encoding transposase has product MKIIFFLTAKEPELMCKLLILQDLYNLSDQKVIQE; this is encoded by the coding sequence TTGAAAATTATTTTTTTTCTAACTGCAAAAGAACCTGAATTAATGTGTAAGTTATTAATTCTACAAGATTTATATAACCTATCCGATCAAAAAGTTATTCAGGAATAA
- a CDS encoding HipA domain-containing protein has product MDYSIYSQNKKLYSGAERKIGVTVGSEDYILKFRKKERFLTRNNHISEYLGCRIMATMGYEVQETYLGTYKGEEVVAIKDFVAKGQQFVAFNDVGESSIEEDREKFTYDYEGITDILLANNKLADPQNTISQFWELYILDALLGNFDRHGGNWGFIKENNEYRLAPIFDNGSCLFPKMIDEDEMAKIIADQSETEMRVFTFPTSQILLNGKKSSYYEVISSMAYKECNDALIKVYERFNMEAIVTIIDSIKHISETHKAFYKHMIKSRFSLIIRATYERMNGN; this is encoded by the coding sequence ATGGATTATAGCATATACTCACAAAATAAAAAGTTATATAGCGGTGCAGAACGTAAAATAGGCGTTACTGTTGGTAGCGAAGACTATATACTAAAATTTAGAAAAAAAGAACGTTTTCTAACTAGAAATAATCATATATCAGAGTATTTAGGCTGTAGAATCATGGCAACTATGGGGTATGAAGTTCAAGAAACTTATCTTGGTACCTACAAAGGTGAAGAGGTTGTGGCTATAAAAGACTTTGTGGCTAAGGGTCAACAATTCGTTGCATTTAATGATGTTGGTGAGAGTAGCATCGAAGAAGATAGAGAAAAATTCACATATGATTATGAAGGCATTACAGATATCCTTTTGGCTAATAATAAATTAGCTGACCCTCAAAACACGATTAGTCAATTCTGGGAATTATATATACTGGATGCACTTCTTGGTAACTTTGATCGACATGGGGGTAATTGGGGATTCATAAAGGAAAACAATGAATATCGTCTGGCACCAATATTTGACAATGGATCATGTCTTTTCCCAAAAATGATAGATGAAGATGAGATGGCAAAAATTATCGCTGATCAAAGTGAAACAGAAATGAGAGTTTTTACATTTCCAACATCGCAGATATTACTTAATGGGAAAAAGAGTTCCTATTATGAAGTGATTAGTAGCATGGCTTACAAAGAATGTAACGATGCACTTATAAAGGTATATGAACGATTTAATATGGAGGCAATAGTAACAATCATTGATTCAATAAAGCATATCAGTGAGACACATAAAGCTTTCTATAAGCATATGATTAAAAGTAGATTTTCCTTGATAATCAGAGCAACATATGAAAGGATGAATGGAAATTGA
- a CDS encoding type II toxin-antitoxin system RelE/ParE family toxin: protein MTREFIRTNEFEKRCKSLGLSEDNIRELESFLCLYPEAGDLIQGTGGLRKLRWSLPDTGKSGGIRVVYVDFAFYEKIYFISAYSKSEKVNLSKEACNQIKKYIKLLNDEIRKK from the coding sequence ATGACAAGAGAGTTTATAAGAACGAATGAGTTTGAAAAGCGTTGTAAATCACTAGGTTTATCTGAAGATAACATTAGAGAACTAGAAAGTTTTCTTTGTCTTTATCCTGAAGCAGGAGACCTGATACAAGGAACAGGTGGGCTGAGAAAACTAAGATGGTCATTACCGGATACTGGAAAAAGTGGCGGGATAAGAGTAGTCTATGTTGACTTTGCATTTTATGAGAAAATATACTTTATATCAGCCTACTCAAAATCTGAAAAAGTCAATTTATCAAAAGAAGCGTGTAACCAAATTAAGAAATATATTAAGTTACTTAATGATGAAATAAGAAAGAAGTGA
- a CDS encoding helix-turn-helix domain-containing protein, whose protein sequence is MDVTKSIFQGLAESIEYEKGDKTKGNRHVVEIADLPHFHGGQIKEIRTMKKLSQAAFARALGVATKTVEAWEADKNIPSGPVQRILSMINQDQEILEKSKILMVK, encoded by the coding sequence ATGGATGTAACAAAAAGTATTTTTCAAGGATTAGCAGAATCTATAGAATATGAAAAAGGGGATAAAACTAAAGGTAATCGTCATGTAGTTGAGATTGCCGATTTACCCCATTTTCATGGAGGACAGATTAAAGAAATCAGAACAATGAAGAAGTTAAGTCAAGCGGCCTTTGCCAGAGCATTAGGTGTAGCAACAAAAACAGTTGAAGCATGGGAAGCTGATAAAAACATTCCTTCTGGGCCAGTTCAACGAATATTAAGTATGATCAATCAAGATCAAGAGATACTTGAGAAAAGTAAAATATTAATGGTGAAGTAA
- a CDS encoding Uma2 family endonuclease, with protein sequence MKISTTTLQNAFGKYLKLASDGSTIYIEKNQKPIAVLKGIGEEERFYLREEAADYETVRRYSYEEFLDLTGEEESEKQYELIDGQIYMMSSPLFPHQVAVNEIFVQIYNWFKGKPCRPLTAPFDVKLYNEAKSFKDDPNVVQPDILVICDPEMINEKGSYDGIPTLVVEVLSKSTKSKDMMIKSNLYMRSGVSEYWIVDTENQQIIVYSFENRKLAQNKAYTRFQQVTSVVFEGLVIDTEDVFID encoded by the coding sequence TTGAAAATATCAACAACGACGTTACAGAACGCTTTTGGTAAATATTTAAAATTAGCCAGTGATGGGTCGACAATCTATATCGAGAAAAATCAAAAGCCTATAGCGGTACTAAAGGGCATCGGCGAGGAAGAACGATTTTACTTACGAGAAGAAGCGGCAGACTATGAAACGGTTAGACGCTATTCTTATGAGGAGTTTTTGGATCTTACAGGTGAAGAAGAGTCTGAGAAGCAATATGAGTTGATTGACGGACAGATCTATATGATGAGTTCACCATTGTTTCCACATCAAGTTGCGGTCAATGAGATTTTCGTCCAGATTTATAATTGGTTCAAAGGAAAGCCTTGTCGGCCATTAACAGCCCCTTTTGATGTAAAGTTATATAATGAAGCAAAATCATTTAAGGATGACCCCAATGTGGTGCAACCAGATATATTGGTGATCTGTGACCCTGAGATGATTAATGAGAAAGGTTCCTATGATGGCATTCCCACCTTAGTTGTGGAAGTGCTCTCCAAATCAACTAAGTCTAAAGATATGATGATTAAGTCAAACCTGTATATGCGAAGTGGTGTCTCGGAGTATTGGATTGTTGATACGGAAAATCAACAGATCATCGTCTACAGTTTTGAGAACCGAAAGCTGGCACAGAATAAAGCCTATACCAGATTTCAACAAGTTACTTCCGTGGTTTTCGAGGGGCTAGTTATTGATACAGAGGATGTATTTATCGATTAA